ACCTTATGTTCAGCCATGTCGATCGCAATCGCTCTGGATTGGAGTTTCCCGAACATAATTTCGTCTTTACCGATCAATTTATGAACCTGCTCCGATCAAGTGGGTTTTAACAACCGTTCATCAAATTACGACTACCAAGAGCAAATAAGCTCGCGTTGCAGCGTCAACTCCGAGGTAACGACATGCTCACCACCCGCCTCATCCATCCGCAGATTCTCTCCGCTCTCGCCAGTGCCGGCCACGCATCAAAGGTACTCATCGCTGACGGCAATTACCCCTTCTCCACACGGCTAGGTCCCAAAGCTCAAATTGTTTTTCTCAACCTCATGCCCGGTATCACAACCTGCACGCAGGTACTTGAAGCACTTGTTACTGCTGTGCCCATTGAAGCAGCGCAAGTGATGGAACCGATGCGAGCCGGCCAGTATGCCATGAAAAATGATCCGCCGATCTGGAAAAGTTTCCGGAAGATCCTCGATGGCGCAGGCATCGCTGTACCGCTGGAAAAAGTCGAACGATTCAAGTTCTATGACGTAGCTGGTGCCCCGGACGTGGCTCTGACCATCGCCACGGGAGAGACAGCGGTGTACGCAAACCTATTGCTGACCATCGGCGCGATTGTTCCGAAATAATTTCGCTGCAAAACCGATTCTATCTGTCGTTACTTTCGCGGTTGCATCGTTGCCCATAGATTTCCGGCACGATGATGCTCGAATGCTTTAGGCAGCAGATCCGCCAGGTCCATCGCTCTCATGCCAGCCGCACCATATTCCTGCAACCACAAGTCGGCTGCGAGGCCATGCAGATAGACCGCCAGAACTGCGGCCTCGAACGGGGCCATATTCTGCGCCAGCAGTGCTGCGATAAGCCCCGTGAGAATGTCACCACTGCCCGCCGTCGCCAGAGCCGCATTTCCTGTCGTGTTGAGATAGCCCTTCCGCGGTTGCGGCGAGCAGACAATGGTGCCCTTGCCTTTAAGCACGATCACTGCGTGATGTGCATCAGCGAGCTTTGATGCCGCAACGCTGCGCGTACACGGATCGGTTGGTCTTTCAGAAATTCCAAGCGGTTGAGCCAGGCGGATAAATTCACCCGGATGCGGCGTCATCACCACAGCGGACCCGGTCTCAATACGCGGTTTACCTGTCATGGCCAACAGATTTAATCCATCAGCATCAAGAACCACCGTCCGCTTGCCGCGCAGAATCTCATCAACTAACACTCTTGATAACTTCGACTGCCCCAACCCCGGCCCCAATGCTATGACTGCTCGCATCTGGGGGTCAGCCTCATCAATCAACCGCATCGCTTCTCCGGAGTCAGGCGGCAGTGCGATTCCTGTCGCGCTCGGTTCAATCGTAAGAGCATAAGGCAGGATTTCGGCGATGGTGGCGATCTTCACCAATCCCGCACCACCTCGAAAAGCAGCTCGCGCACACAAGGCCGGCGCGCCGATCATCGTGGTGCTTCCACCAACGACAATCACCATGCCAAATGTTCCCTTATGTGAGTCAGGGGGGCGATCCGGAGCGGCTGGGATGGTTTCCACCGTTTCCATATGAACAGGATAGATCGAAACAATCGCTTTGCAGAAATGTACCGACGGCGAGCAGCCTTAAAAACGAACCGCCTGCTTCTTCGCCCAGCTTGCCGATCCTAGCGTTTCATACGCGGACAGGAGCAACGCCTCCGTCTCTTCCCAGCCTATACACGCATCGGTGATCGATACTCCCGGTTTAAGTTTCGTCAGATCGGCTGTGAGTTTCTGGCAACCTTCATGAAGATTGCTTTCGAGCATCAGCCCTTCAATCGCGTCATTGCCCGCCGCATGCTGGGCGACGACATTATTCCAAACACCAGCCTGCTTACGATGATCCTTTTCGCTGTTGGCGTGGCTGCAATCGACGACGAACCGTGATGACACTCCGGCAGCTTTGAGTTTTTCACCAGCAGTGCGAAGATCCTGTTCAGAATAGTTAGGCCCGCTTCGTCCGCCGCGCAAAATGAGGAAACCAAACGGATTCCCCTTGGTGTTCACAATGCAGGTGTTCCCGTCTGTGTCGATGCCCAGAAAACTATGCGGCATGCGTGCAGCATGCATAGCGTCAATTGCGACCTGAAGATTGCCATCCGTGCCGTTCTTATAACCCACTGGCATCGAAAGGCCGCTGGCCATTTGTCGGTGGGTGGGTGATTCCGTCGTCCGCGCACCGATCGACGCACAGCTAATCAAATCCGCAATGTACTGCGGCGTAATCGGCTCGAGCATTTCCGTTGCTGCGGGTACTCCTAGTTCTGCAATATCAAGCAGCAGTTTCC
The nucleotide sequence above comes from Phycisphaeraceae bacterium. Encoded proteins:
- a CDS encoding NAD(P)H-hydrate dehydratase, yielding METVETIPAAPDRPPDSHKGTFGMVIVVGGSTTMIGAPALCARAAFRGGAGLVKIATIAEILPYALTIEPSATGIALPPDSGEAMRLIDEADPQMRAVIALGPGLGQSKLSRVLVDEILRGKRTVVLDADGLNLLAMTGKPRIETGSAVVMTPHPGEFIRLAQPLGISERPTDPCTRSVAASKLADAHHAVIVLKGKGTIVCSPQPRKGYLNTTGNAALATAGSGDILTGLIAALLAQNMAPFEAAVLAVYLHGLAADLWLQEYGAAGMRAMDLADLLPKAFEHHRAGNLWATMQPRK
- a CDS encoding 3-deoxy-7-phosphoheptulonate synthase, with the translated sequence MQRTQDIHVASTVRLISPRQLAGEVPTTEKATRTVIDGRETVKRILRNEDRRLMVTVGPCSIHEPAAGLEYARRLAAVAQKVRDRIFIIMRVYFEKPRTTVGWKGLINDPHLNDTFDIENGLRIARKLLLDIAELGVPAATEMLEPITPQYIADLISCASIGARTTESPTHRQMASGLSMPVGYKNGTDGNLQVAIDAMHAARMPHSFLGIDTDGNTCIVNTKGNPFGFLILRGGRSGPNYSEQDLRTAGEKLKAAGVSSRFVVDCSHANSEKDHRKQAGVWNNVVAQHAAGNDAIEGLMLESNLHEGCQKLTADLTKLKPGVSITDACIGWEETEALLLSAYETLGSASWAKKQAVRF
- a CDS encoding RbsD/FucU family protein codes for the protein MLTTRLIHPQILSALASAGHASKVLIADGNYPFSTRLGPKAQIVFLNLMPGITTCTQVLEALVTAVPIEAAQVMEPMRAGQYAMKNDPPIWKSFRKILDGAGIAVPLEKVERFKFYDVAGAPDVALTIATGETAVYANLLLTIGAIVPK